Proteins from a single region of Pseudomonas quebecensis:
- a CDS encoding fimbria/pilus outer membrane usher protein, translating into MRSATFTTPRSSIPSVPLPLCVAVLSALLGSVAQADSGDKFDSGFMQSFGGANAGPNLDLDAIANNGTIGPGTYPVLVRLNQSFFDRRDMTFAKDAASGDVKACLSEAFLKDLGIKLEAFVKPGEALPDCVDLPSMIEGASVSFDAHRLALDISVPQIALRRDAAGYVAPQDWDRGINAAMLNYQFSAAQTQSDAQGHGSQYSLYANGGFNLGDWRFRSSSSFRQDNHGQRSWQRSNTYAQRDLTAIKGTLTLGESFTPGDVFDTIPFRGAQIASDMGMLPDSMQGYAPVIRGIADTQAKVEVRQNGYSLYTTYVAPGAFEIDDLNAASGSGDLEIIITEADGRERRFTQPYATLGNMLREKTWRYSATVGEYNDSSGGARPAFVQGSLAYGLPFDLTLYGGLLGADFYRAGVVGVGKSLGSLGAVSLDVTQAQTDIPQGLSTKGTSEKGRSVGVRYGKAFETGTSVRFAGYRYSTEGYQDFSDAVALQQPNEYGGISKRTKVEASINQALDSYGSLYLNVSQQNYWGSSRTDKQMQLGFNTQHKGVTYGVYASKTLTDSFGESNQVVFTVSMPFGQTRNTGSYSVTRNTDGTFDQRAGLSGRDGNLNYSVDANHGETRGSTGSVLLGYRAPFAQLGAGVSVGQGYKQTSVSASGSVLGHADGIEFGQTLGETVALVEVKDTPNVGLLNAPGTVTNKKGYALVPYVTPYRKNRIAVDTSAVDTNVDIAEGVSNVTPRRGAVVKTTFAASRSEKVLLNVRLQDGSLLPFGTTVMDDTDGVAGVVGQGGQVLLSVGDGKTYTMKWGEQAAQRCAIRLDISQAPVTDGYRVMDAVCGVPSK; encoded by the coding sequence ATGCGAAGCGCCACCTTCACCACGCCACGTTCGTCGATTCCATCGGTGCCATTGCCATTGTGTGTTGCCGTCCTCAGTGCGCTGCTGGGCAGCGTGGCACAGGCCGACAGTGGCGATAAATTCGATTCCGGCTTTATGCAAAGTTTCGGCGGCGCCAACGCCGGGCCTAACCTCGACCTGGATGCCATCGCCAATAACGGCACAATCGGCCCAGGGACTTACCCGGTGCTGGTGCGTTTGAACCAGAGCTTTTTCGACCGTCGGGACATGACGTTCGCCAAAGACGCGGCCAGCGGTGACGTTAAAGCGTGCCTGTCCGAAGCCTTCCTCAAGGACCTGGGAATCAAGCTCGAGGCCTTCGTGAAGCCGGGCGAGGCGCTGCCGGACTGCGTGGATTTGCCCAGCATGATCGAAGGTGCCTCGGTGAGCTTCGACGCCCATCGCCTGGCCCTGGACATCAGTGTGCCGCAGATTGCCCTGCGCCGCGACGCCGCCGGTTACGTGGCGCCGCAGGATTGGGACCGTGGCATCAATGCCGCGATGCTCAACTACCAGTTTTCGGCGGCTCAGACCCAAAGCGATGCCCAGGGCCACGGCAGCCAATACAGTCTGTACGCCAACGGTGGTTTCAACCTGGGCGACTGGCGTTTTCGCTCAAGCTCTTCGTTCCGCCAGGACAACCATGGCCAACGCTCCTGGCAGCGCAGCAACACCTATGCGCAACGTGACCTCACTGCGATCAAGGGCACCTTGACCCTGGGCGAAAGCTTCACCCCGGGCGATGTGTTCGACACCATCCCGTTTCGCGGCGCACAGATTGCATCCGACATGGGCATGCTGCCCGACTCGATGCAAGGTTACGCCCCGGTGATCCGTGGCATTGCCGACACCCAGGCCAAGGTCGAGGTGCGCCAGAACGGCTATTCGCTTTACACCACCTACGTGGCGCCGGGTGCGTTCGAAATCGACGATCTGAACGCCGCCAGTGGCAGCGGTGATCTGGAAATCATCATCACCGAAGCCGACGGCCGTGAGCGCCGCTTCACCCAGCCATATGCCACCTTGGGCAACATGCTGCGTGAGAAGACGTGGCGCTACAGCGCCACCGTGGGCGAGTACAACGACTCATCCGGCGGTGCCCGCCCGGCTTTCGTGCAGGGCTCGCTGGCCTACGGGCTGCCATTTGACCTGACTTTATACGGCGGCCTGCTCGGTGCGGATTTCTATCGTGCCGGCGTGGTGGGCGTAGGCAAGAGCCTGGGCAGCCTCGGCGCGGTGTCGCTGGACGTGACCCAGGCGCAGACCGACATCCCTCAGGGCCTTTCAACCAAAGGCACGAGCGAGAAGGGCCGCAGTGTCGGTGTGCGCTACGGCAAGGCGTTCGAGACCGGTACGTCGGTACGCTTCGCCGGTTATCGCTATTCCACCGAGGGTTATCAGGACTTCAGTGACGCGGTGGCGCTGCAGCAGCCCAACGAATACGGCGGTATCAGCAAGCGCACCAAAGTCGAGGCCAGTATCAACCAGGCCCTGGACAGCTACGGCTCGCTGTATTTGAACGTGAGCCAACAGAATTATTGGGGTTCCAGCCGCACCGATAAACAGATGCAGTTGGGGTTCAACACTCAGCACAAAGGCGTGACCTACGGCGTCTACGCCAGTAAGACCCTGACCGACTCGTTCGGCGAGAGCAACCAAGTGGTGTTCACCGTGTCGATGCCGTTCGGGCAAACCCGCAACACCGGCAGCTACAGCGTCACCCGCAACACCGACGGCACGTTCGACCAGCGCGCCGGGCTCAGTGGTCGCGACGGCAACCTCAACTACTCGGTCGACGCCAATCACGGCGAAACCCGCGGCAGCACTGGCTCGGTATTGCTCGGTTACCGCGCGCCGTTCGCCCAGTTGGGCGCCGGCGTCAGCGTTGGGCAGGGCTACAAGCAGACGTCGGTGAGCGCCAGCGGTTCGGTACTCGGCCATGCCGATGGCATCGAGTTCGGCCAGACCCTGGGCGAAACCGTGGCGCTGGTGGAGGTCAAGGACACGCCGAATGTGGGCCTGCTCAACGCGCCGGGCACCGTCACCAACAAAAAGGGCTATGCCCTGGTGCCGTATGTCACACCGTACCGCAAGAACCGTATCGCCGTGGACACCAGCGCGGTGGACACCAATGTCGACATTGCCGAGGGCGTGAGTAACGTGACGCCGCGTCGCGGCGCGGTGGTCAAGACCACCTTCGCCGCCAGCCGCTCGGAAAAAGTCCTGCTCAACGTGCGCCTGCAAGACGGCTCGCTGCTGCCGTTCGGCACCACTGTGATGGATGACACCGACGGTGTGGCCGGCGTGGTCGGGCAGGGCGGGCAAGTGCTGCTGTCGGTGGGCGACGGCAAGACTTACACCATGAAATGGGGCGAGCAAGCCGCGCAACGTTGCGCGATCCGCCTGGATATCAGTCAGGCACCGGTCACCGATGGCTATCGGGTGATGGATGCTGTGTGTGGAGTACCAAGCAAATGA
- a CDS encoding fimbrial protein → MKISNAKKAGAKRLGGFKTLTSLLALGVAQVLFGESAWAECFDKKPTVNTYDFGDAYIPQDAPLGSAVGPGIVDTWLSLGCPTQPLTVEAVMLLPKAPTMAAVAAGNSIKGAIYETNIPGLGVAVRTVAKPAFLCLATSSESFPWVYTDCNSGGYTYNFHNNAYLVKTGPIAPGRHDLNNLQIYRIDLNDTGTPLEWVKGFINGSVTVAGCSLPQATGNIIEVPMRSWEKRVFNGKGTFTDTQPFGITLNSCLAGTYANNPSWNYFKGNNANIRLDGAKGSTIINADGGILGLNSSSTAKGVAVQVLKQDGTPLPLGVDVPVAQVQDGVTNLQFGARYIQTSTAATGPQPGAANATANFTITYK, encoded by the coding sequence ATGAAGATTTCTAACGCGAAAAAGGCCGGGGCAAAGCGCCTCGGTGGGTTCAAAACATTGACGTCGCTGCTGGCGTTGGGTGTGGCGCAGGTGCTGTTTGGGGAGTCGGCGTGGGCGGAGTGCTTCGATAAAAAACCGACGGTCAACACATACGATTTCGGCGATGCCTATATTCCTCAGGATGCTCCGCTGGGCTCCGCAGTCGGCCCCGGCATTGTCGACACTTGGCTATCGCTGGGCTGTCCGACCCAGCCGCTCACGGTAGAGGCCGTCATGTTGCTGCCTAAGGCACCAACCATGGCGGCGGTGGCCGCGGGCAATTCAATCAAAGGTGCGATTTACGAAACCAATATCCCCGGCCTTGGTGTGGCCGTAAGGACCGTCGCCAAACCTGCGTTCTTATGTCTGGCGACTAGCAGCGAGAGTTTTCCTTGGGTTTATACCGATTGCAATTCGGGTGGCTACACTTACAACTTTCACAACAACGCCTATCTGGTAAAAACCGGACCTATCGCGCCGGGGCGCCACGATTTGAATAACCTGCAAATTTACCGCATTGACCTCAACGATACCGGCACGCCGCTGGAGTGGGTCAAAGGCTTTATCAACGGCAGCGTGACGGTCGCAGGCTGCAGCCTGCCCCAAGCCACCGGCAACATCATCGAAGTGCCGATGCGGTCCTGGGAAAAACGTGTATTCAACGGCAAAGGGACGTTCACCGATACCCAGCCGTTTGGCATCACCTTGAACAGCTGCCTGGCGGGCACCTACGCCAACAACCCCAGCTGGAACTACTTCAAGGGCAATAACGCCAATATCCGTCTGGATGGCGCCAAAGGCTCGACGATCATTAACGCTGATGGGGGCATCCTCGGCCTGAACTCCTCCTCCACCGCCAAGGGCGTGGCGGTGCAGGTACTCAAGCAGGACGGCACCCCGTTGCCCTTGGGCGTGGACGTCCCGGTGGCGCAGGTGCAGGACGGGGTGACCAATCTGCAATTCGGTGCGCGCTACATCCAGACCAGCACCGCTGCCACCGGCCCGCAGCCAGGGGCAGCGAATGCCACGGCAAATTTCACCATCACCTATAAGTAG
- a CDS encoding prohibitin family protein produces MVTYAAAAVGLVVVVSLATSWFTVDETERGVLLRNGAMIGVVEPGLSFKLPFIESVRFISIQSQATQYANLQAYSKDQQTAKLQVSVSWHIPTSDVAKVYTSYKDLDGVRDRLIARQVPTQVENVFGQYNAVSAVQNRGKFVADVTKAIRDSVVGPVVIDSVQIENIDFSDDYERSIALRMKAEVEVKTREQMLQTEQVQAQIRVTQAQAEADSQLAQAKADAESTRLRGNAEADAIQARAKALASNQNLIELTKAERWNGVLPTTMLPNSTVPFIDAKQVDR; encoded by the coding sequence ATGGTTACCTATGCCGCTGCAGCGGTGGGTTTGGTCGTGGTGGTGTCTCTGGCCACCAGTTGGTTCACGGTTGATGAGACCGAGCGGGGTGTGCTGTTGCGTAACGGTGCGATGATAGGCGTGGTGGAGCCGGGCCTGTCGTTCAAGCTGCCGTTCATTGAGTCGGTGCGGTTTATCAGCATTCAAAGCCAGGCTACCCAGTACGCCAACCTCCAGGCGTACAGCAAGGACCAGCAGACCGCCAAGTTGCAGGTCTCGGTTTCCTGGCACATTCCTACCAGCGATGTCGCCAAGGTGTACACCAGTTACAAGGACTTGGATGGCGTGCGTGACCGCCTGATCGCCCGTCAGGTGCCGACCCAGGTGGAAAACGTGTTCGGCCAGTACAACGCGGTGTCGGCGGTGCAGAATCGTGGCAAGTTTGTCGCGGATGTGACCAAGGCCATCCGCGATTCGGTGGTTGGGCCAGTGGTGATCGACAGCGTACAGATCGAAAACATCGACTTCAGCGATGACTACGAGCGTTCGATTGCCTTGCGCATGAAGGCCGAAGTGGAAGTCAAAACTCGCGAGCAAATGCTGCAGACCGAGCAGGTGCAGGCGCAGATCCGGGTGACCCAGGCCCAAGCCGAGGCCGACTCGCAATTGGCCCAGGCCAAGGCGGATGCCGAGTCCACGCGCTTGCGCGGCAACGCCGAAGCCGACGCGATCCAGGCCCGCGCCAAGGCCCTGGCCAGCAACCAGAACCTGATCGAGCTGACCAAGGCCGAGCGCTGGAACGGCGTACTGCCGACCACCATGTTGCCAAACAGTACGGTGCCGTTTATCGATGCCAAGCAGGTCGATCGATAA
- a CDS encoding DUF2867 domain-containing protein, which yields MTMLARPIDPPPESLIRDWYANAQLLDSFVVPIEAADVSINDLAVRALGSPPVWFKVLIAIRDGVMGPLGVRTSGEVRRAHSDKAHIDFFPVLEQSADEMVLGENDSHLDFRLSLLRRRDEQGEVLIATTAVHTHNRLGRVYIVLIRPFHKLVVRATLMRCRRQH from the coding sequence ATGACGATGCTTGCCCGGCCTATCGATCCACCGCCAGAAAGCCTGATCCGTGACTGGTACGCGAACGCGCAGTTGCTTGACAGTTTTGTCGTGCCTATCGAGGCGGCTGACGTCTCCATCAATGACCTCGCCGTACGCGCCTTGGGTTCGCCGCCTGTGTGGTTCAAGGTGCTGATAGCGATCCGCGATGGTGTGATGGGGCCGTTGGGCGTACGGACCTCCGGCGAGGTGCGACGCGCGCATTCCGATAAAGCCCATATCGACTTTTTCCCGGTGCTTGAGCAAAGCGCTGACGAGATGGTGCTGGGGGAAAATGACAGCCACCTGGATTTTCGTCTTTCGCTGCTTCGACGGCGCGACGAGCAGGGTGAAGTCCTGATCGCCACGACGGCGGTGCACACCCACAATCGACTGGGGCGTGTCTACATTGTGCTGATTCGCCCGTTTCACAAGCTGGTGGTGCGGGCAACGCTGATGCGTTGCCGCCGTCAGCACTAG
- a CDS encoding TonB-dependent siderophore receptor yields MSVQSPGGNVFSLSLMTLAVCLATPHAAVAADTPAPAATLELGATQISGEGQLGETTEGTQSYTTGSMKTATKLPLTLRETPQAVTVVTRQRMDDQAMTSINDVVNATPGLFLNYSNGPGRQSYTSRGFDIDNLMYDGIPSGYNGASVGAQPNLAMFDRVEVVRGATGLVTGAGNPSAAINMVRKHPLDEQKVTLTGAAGSWDDYRGELDASSPLNDSGTLRGRVVTSYRDANSFIDKAENSHGLFYAVTEADLSEDTTLTLGFSNQKDKTNYFWGASMIGQDGHHLDLSRSYNPGTDWENKDQEINTVFAELRQRLANDWSLQVNANYAEQNALFSGSYQSRWVNNTLARTVYQAKYDENQAGVDAFVSGPFQAFGRSHELVVGASKRIYDMTTHNYSPYDTNWPLTAGKPDFVHTNNEREVTTQDSVYVTTRLSLADPLKLILGGRLDWYDYDNRDGDGDYHVTRNLTRYAGLIYELDDNHSVYVSYSDIFTPQKEKDTGAAPLKPIVGKNYEVGIKGEYLGGALNASVALFRIDQENRGVQVVVPNCPQASCYEASGEIRSQGIDFELQGALTENWQVGGGYTYARTHTIKDDAKPQLVNKQFDTDVPEHLFKLTTRYNFQGPLEKLRVGGNISWQSRLYNDIALADGSTYRLQQGAYAVTDLMAGYKVNDHLDLQVNANNIFDRRYYSTIANSASYGGDAYGNPRNMMLTAKYSF; encoded by the coding sequence ATGTCTGTGCAATCACCTGGCGGCAATGTTTTTTCACTCAGTCTGATGACCTTGGCGGTGTGCCTGGCCACCCCACACGCGGCGGTCGCCGCCGACACCCCGGCACCGGCCGCCACGCTGGAATTGGGCGCCACGCAGATCTCCGGCGAAGGCCAACTGGGTGAAACCACCGAAGGCACGCAGTCCTACACCACTGGCTCGATGAAGACCGCGACCAAGCTGCCGCTGACCCTGCGCGAAACCCCACAGGCGGTCACCGTGGTGACGCGTCAGCGCATGGACGACCAGGCGATGACCAGCATCAACGACGTGGTCAACGCCACGCCGGGCCTGTTCCTGAACTACTCCAACGGGCCTGGTCGGCAGTCCTACACCTCGCGTGGCTTCGATATCGATAACCTGATGTACGACGGTATCCCAAGTGGCTACAACGGTGCGTCGGTGGGCGCGCAGCCGAACCTGGCGATGTTCGACCGCGTCGAAGTGGTGCGCGGCGCCACCGGCCTGGTCACTGGCGCGGGCAACCCGTCAGCCGCCATCAATATGGTGCGCAAGCACCCGCTGGATGAGCAGAAGGTCACCCTCACCGGCGCCGCCGGCAGCTGGGACGATTATCGCGGTGAACTCGACGCATCCAGCCCGCTCAACGACAGCGGCACCCTGCGCGGCCGAGTGGTGACGTCCTACCGTGATGCCAACAGTTTTATCGACAAAGCCGAAAACAGTCATGGTCTGTTCTACGCCGTCACCGAAGCCGATCTGAGTGAAGACACCACCCTGACCCTGGGTTTCTCCAATCAGAAGGATAAGACCAACTACTTCTGGGGCGCCTCGATGATCGGCCAGGACGGCCACCACCTGGATCTGTCGCGGTCGTACAACCCCGGCACCGACTGGGAAAACAAGGATCAGGAAATCAACACAGTCTTCGCCGAACTGCGCCAGCGCCTGGCCAATGACTGGAGTCTGCAGGTCAACGCCAACTACGCCGAACAAAACGCATTGTTCTCCGGTTCGTATCAGTCGCGCTGGGTCAACAACACCCTGGCACGCACGGTGTACCAGGCCAAGTACGATGAAAACCAGGCCGGGGTCGACGCCTTCGTCAGCGGCCCGTTCCAGGCATTCGGGCGCAGCCATGAACTGGTGGTCGGCGCGAGCAAGCGCATCTACGACATGACCACCCACAACTACAGCCCCTACGACACCAACTGGCCGCTGACGGCGGGCAAACCGGACTTCGTGCACACCAACAACGAGCGCGAAGTCACCACTCAGGACAGCGTCTACGTCACCACCCGCCTGAGCCTGGCCGATCCGTTGAAGTTGATCCTCGGCGGGCGCCTGGACTGGTACGACTACGATAACCGCGATGGCGACGGCGACTACCACGTCACCCGCAACCTCACCCGCTACGCCGGCCTGATCTACGAGCTGGACGATAACCACTCGGTGTACGTCAGCTACAGCGACATCTTCACCCCGCAAAAAGAAAAGGACACCGGCGCCGCGCCGCTCAAGCCTATCGTCGGCAAGAACTATGAGGTCGGCATCAAGGGCGAATACCTGGGCGGTGCGTTGAACGCCAGCGTCGCGCTGTTCCGCATCGACCAGGAGAACCGCGGTGTGCAGGTGGTGGTACCGAACTGCCCGCAGGCCTCATGCTACGAAGCCTCCGGTGAGATCCGCAGCCAGGGTATCGACTTCGAACTGCAGGGCGCATTGACCGAAAACTGGCAGGTCGGCGGTGGCTACACCTACGCACGCACCCACACCATCAAGGACGACGCCAAACCGCAGTTGGTCAACAAGCAGTTCGATACCGACGTCCCGGAACACCTGTTCAAGTTGACCACCCGCTACAACTTCCAGGGCCCACTGGAAAAACTGCGGGTGGGCGGCAACATCTCCTGGCAGAGCCGCCTGTACAACGACATCGCGTTGGCCGACGGCAGCACCTACCGCCTGCAACAAGGCGCCTACGCCGTCACCGACCTGATGGCCGGCTACAAGGTCAACGACCACCTCGACCTGCAGGTCAACGCCAACAACATCTTCGACCGTCGCTATTACTCCACCATCGCCAACTCGGCGAGCTACGGCGGCGACGCCTACGGCAACCCGCGCAACATGATGCTGACGGCCAAATACAGCTTCTGA
- a CDS encoding alpha/beta fold hydrolase yields MHNPSTRRFIRHPLALAFALLPLGMIGLARAEMPEVNTPMQTAPSSGLGALKHIKAGLLDVAYAEVGPADGPVVILLHGWPYDIDSYAHVAPLLAAKGYRVLVPYARGYGGTRFLSDATPRNGQPAALARDVIDFMDALNIRRAVLGGYDWGARSADIVSALWPERVKALVSVSGYLIGNQAAGQTPLPPKAEQQWWYQFYFATERGAAGYRKNTHDFAKLIWQTASPKWAFDDATFERSAKGLDNPDHVAITLFNYRWRLGLVKGDAHYEPLEQQLANAPAIQVPTITLEGDANGAPHPAPEDYAKRFTGKYQFRLINGGIGHNLPQEAPEAFAKAVIDADHL; encoded by the coding sequence ATGCACAATCCATCGACACGCCGCTTCATACGTCATCCACTCGCCCTGGCCTTCGCGCTGTTGCCCTTGGGCATGATCGGCCTGGCCCGGGCCGAAATGCCCGAGGTGAACACACCGATGCAAACCGCCCCGTCATCCGGGCTGGGCGCGCTCAAGCACATCAAGGCCGGCCTGCTGGATGTGGCCTACGCGGAGGTCGGCCCTGCCGACGGCCCGGTCGTAATCCTGCTGCATGGCTGGCCCTACGATATCGACAGCTATGCCCATGTCGCGCCATTGCTCGCGGCCAAGGGTTACCGCGTACTGGTCCCCTACGCCCGCGGTTACGGCGGCACCCGGTTTCTGTCGGACGCGACCCCGCGCAACGGTCAACCGGCGGCGTTGGCCAGGGATGTGATCGACTTTATGGACGCGCTGAACATCCGGCGCGCGGTGCTCGGCGGCTATGACTGGGGCGCACGCTCAGCGGATATCGTCTCGGCGCTGTGGCCCGAACGCGTCAAGGCGCTGGTCTCGGTCAGCGGCTACCTGATCGGCAACCAGGCCGCCGGCCAGACCCCCCTGCCGCCCAAGGCTGAGCAGCAATGGTGGTATCAGTTCTACTTCGCCACCGAGCGCGGCGCCGCCGGTTATCGCAAGAACACTCACGATTTCGCCAAGCTGATCTGGCAGACCGCGTCGCCGAAGTGGGCCTTTGACGACGCCACCTTCGAACGCAGTGCCAAAGGCCTGGACAACCCCGATCACGTGGCCATCACCCTGTTCAACTACCGCTGGCGCCTGGGTCTGGTGAAGGGCGACGCCCACTACGAACCCCTGGAACAGCAACTGGCCAACGCCCCTGCTATCCAGGTTCCTACCATCACCCTGGAAGGCGATGCCAACGGTGCTCCGCACCCGGCGCCCGAGGACTACGCCAAACGCTTTACCGGCAAATACCAGTTCCGCCTGATCAACGGCGGCATCGGCCACAACCTGCCGCAGGAAGCGCCCGAGGCATTTGCCAAGGCGGTAATCGACGCCGATCACCTATGA